GGCCCAAAACGCGGAGCGCCGCATGATCCATTTGCCCAGCCCCTGCTTGCGTTGTGAGGGCAGGATTTCAAGCGCATGCAGCATGGCGATCCGCGCATGGATGCCGATAAAGGCGCACCCGCCCGGATGATTGTTCCAGCGTGCGACAATGGCGGTTTTCGGCTGCGCAGCGCGTTCCATTACTGCGATCCGTCCCGGCCCGATACCGCCTGCGGCCCAGATGTCGCGCTGTATCGCCAGCGGTTCCCAGACCGGGATTGCGGTAACGGGGGGAACCGGCTCTGCCATCAGGGCTGTCACCGGGGAGACATAGAGATTGACCGGATCGACGATTGGGTAACCGCGTGCCTCTAGCTGGTGGTCGAGAGCGCTCTGCCCGGCGCGGATCATAAAGATCGACGGCTGGTTCATGGCGTGCATTGCGGCTTCGGCGGCGTCAATCTCGGCCTTGGTGGTGGGGGTGTCGGTTGTGGCGGCCGAAACCCGCTGCCCGCCACCCGCGCCTTCGCGCAGGGTGAACGGGCCACAGCGGGCATAGCGGGCGGCGGGCCATGTGCCGTCGATCACGTCATAGAGTTGCTGGATATCGGGTAGGGTCATTCGGGGAACATCTCGGTCAGTTCTTGCATGGCGGTGGCTATTTCGGCACCGTCATGGCCGCGGATCACGATATGCGCGCCAAAGCTGCCGGAATGGGCATAAGGGTAGGAGCCGATGGACAGCGTCGGGTGGGCTTGGGCCAGCGCGCGCAGAGGACCGGCAATTTCGCCCTCACCGCGCTCGATCCGTAGCGATTGCGAGAGCAGCGGCGCGCCGCCGGTCAGGGTTGGCAGGACGGAGGCAACCATGGCTTCGAAAATCTGCGGCACGCCGGCCATGACATGCACGTTTTCAATGGTGAACCCCGGTGCGGCGGAGATCGGGTTGTCGATCAGGGTAGCCCCATCGGGAATGCGAGCCATGCGCAGGCGGGCTTCGTTCAATTCGGTGCCGGTGCGTTGGTAATGTGCCTCCAAAATGGCGCGCGCATCGTCGCGCACGTCGATAGCGCGGCCAAAGGCGTCGGCGATGGCGTCGGCGGTGATGTCGTCATGGGTCGGGCCGATCCCGCCGGAGGTGAAGACATGGGCAAAGCCATCTGAGAGCGCCTTGACCGCGTTGATGATCGCATCCGCGTCGTCCGAGACGATGCGGGCTTCGCGCAGGTCGATGCCGTGTTTGGTGAGTTGCCCCGAAAGATAGTGCAGGTTTGCATCGCGGGTGCGCCCGGACAGGATTTCATCCCCGATGACAAGCATGGCTGCGGTTGGGTTTGGCATGGGAGGGTTCCTTGAACGGCGCTCCATGCACGTATAGGCCTTGGGCCATGCGGTTTCAAACCCCACTTGAGCCAGCGCGGCTGATCCGGCGCTACAAACGGTTTCTGGCCGATATACGGCTGGAGGACGGGCGCGAGGTGGTGGCGCATTGCGCTAATCCCGGCTCGATGATGGGGCTGGCCGAGCCGGGGATGAAGATTTGGGTGGAACCCAATGACGACCCGAAAAAGAAGCTGAAATATGGCTGGCGGCTGGTCGATCATGAGAACGGGCATTTTACCGGGGTGGATACGAGCGTGCCGAACCGGGCGTTGAAGGCGGCCTTGATGGCCGGGGAGGTGCCGGGATTGCGTGCGCCGACAGTGCGCCCGGAGGTCAGATATGGAGAGGCGAGCAGGGTGGATTTTCTGCTCTCGGGGGCGGGGCCGGATACATATGTGGAAGTGAAGTCGGTGACGCTTTGCCGTGCGGCGGGGTTGGCGGAGTTCCCGGATTCAAAGACGGCGCGTGGGTTGAAACACCTGCAAGAATTGAGCCGCGTGGCGCAGGGCGGGGCGCGGGCGGTGATGCTTTATCTGGTGCAGCGCACAGATTGCAGCCGGGTGGGGATTGCTGCCGATATTGACCCGGCCTATGCCGAAGGGCTGCGGCTTGCGCGGGCTGCCGGGGTTGAGGTGCTTGCCTTTGACTGCGCAATCTCGCCCGAGGAGATTTCCTGCGCCGGGCGGTGGCGTTCGTGGCATGAAAGGTGTGCGGTGATGGCGCAGCGGTGGTACTGGTTCTTGGGGGCGTTCTGTCTTAAATAGGGCCAAGGCAACGGAAATGAGCGAAGGATCGGGCCGGTGAACCAGACGCATCGTGGGCGTATGACCAAGGACGGAATCCGCATTTATGAAGCGGCAGATTATGCGGGCATGCACAAGGCGGGCGCGTTGGCGGCGCGTATCCTTGACGAGATCGCCGCGCATGTTTTCCCCGGCCAGACCACCGCAGAGATTGACCGGCTGATCGAAGAGAAGGTGAATGCCGCCGGGGCGACCTCGGCCACGATCGGTTACAAGGGCTACAAGCACGCGTCCTGCATCAGCATCAACCATGTGGTTTGTCACGGTATTCCCGGCCCCAAGACGCTTAAGGATGGCGATATTTTGAATATCGACGTGACCGTGATTGTCGATGGTTGGTTCGGTGATACCAGCCGGATGTATGTGGCCGGTAAGCTGTCACGCAAGGCGGAGCGGCTTATTCAGGTGACGCATGATTCGCTGTTCAAAGGGATTGAGGCGGTAAAGCCGGGCAATACCTTTGGCGATATCGGCCACGCCATACAGGCTTATGTGGAGGCGCACCGGATGAGTGTGGTGCGCGATTTCTGCGGGCATGGGTTGGGCCGGGTGTTTCACGCGCCGCCCAACGTGCTGCACTATGGCCGCGCGGGCACCGGCGCGGTGCTGGAAGAGGGCATGTTTTTCACGATTGAGCCGATGGTCAATCTGGGTCGCCCTGAAACCAAGGTGTTGGCCGATGACTGGACAGCGGTGACGCGTGACAAATCGCTGAGCGCGCAGTTTGAGCATTCGGTTGGCGTGACGGCGGACGGGGTGGAGATTTTCACGCTGTCACCGGCGGGCACGTTTCACCCGACCTATTCGGTTTGAGCGGCGTCAGGGCGCGGCCTCAAGCAGGGTGATCGTGGTGTCGCCATAACGGCGGGCATCGAGCAAGGTCAGCCACTGAGGCGCGGTGATTGGCGCGCTTTCCTCCCAGACGACAAGCGCGCCGGGGGCGATCCAGTTGTTATCAAATGCGGCGGCAAGTGCGGTTTCGCCCAAGCCCTTGCCATAGGGCGGGTCGAGGAAGATGAGCGAAAAGGGCGGCGAAGGGCAGGGGCCGAGCTTGCGGGCGTCGCGGCGGAAAATTTCCGATTGGCTCTTAGCGTTGCACAGCGCGATGTTTTTGCCGATCAGGGTTTGCGCCTTGCGGCCGTCATCGACAAATGTGGCCTGCGCGGCCCCGCGTGACAGCGCCTCAAGCCCCAACGCGCCGGTGCCGGCAAAAAGGTCGAGCACACGGGCGTTGGTGAGCGGATCACCGAAGCGGCCGCCGGTGAGCATGTTGAACAGGCTTTCGCGGGTGCGGTCGGTTGTCGGGCGCAGATGCGCACCTGCATCGCCTTTGCCGACCGGAGCCAGAGCGCGGCCACGGTATGCCCCGCCGATTATCCGCATGAAGAAAGGGTGCGCGGCATTATAGCAGGGATTTCAGATCGGCTTCGGGATCGGCGATGATTGCGGGGGCGGGTGATTTTCCGGCCTCGATCAGGCGCTTGCCAATCATATAGGCGCGTGGGTCGTTCATCGCATCGACCGCCAGAAGGGTTTCACCCGCGTAATACCAGAACGATCTGGCACCGGGTTTGCCGCCCTCGCGGGTGACCACGTGGTCATAGCCGGTGTTCAGCCCGGCAATTTGCAGCTTCACGTCGTGCTGATCGGACCAGAACCACGGTTTTGCAGCATAATCCGCGCCAGCGCCCAGCATGTTGCAGGCCACGCATTCGGCCTGATCAATTGCGTTGGGCACGGATTCAAGCCGGATGTGGCGGCCGCGATAGGGGAAGGAAGCGCAATCGCCCGCCGCCCAGATATGCGGATCGGAGGTGCGGCCATGGGCGTCGGTCTTGATGCCGTTGTCGATCTCAAGCCCGGCCAGTTCGGCAAGGGCGGTGTTCGGGGCGATACCGACGCCGACGATGACGAAATCGAGCGGCACCTCGCTGCCATCGGACAGCACGGCGCCGGTGACGCGGGTTTCGCCGGTGAGCCGTTCCAGCCCGATGCCTTCGCGGATATCAACGCCGTGGCCGTGGTGCAAATCGCGGAAATAAGCCGAGGTTTCCGGTGCCGCGACCCGTTGCAGGATACGCTCGGCCATTTCAACCAGCGTGACGCTCAGCCCTTTTTTGGCGGCGACGGCAGCGGCTTCGAGGCCGATATAGCCGCCGCCGACGATCAGCACGCGCGCGCCGCTGGCAAACTGTGTGGCCATGGCATCGACATCGGCGAGGGTGCGCACCACAAACACGTTGTCCAGCGCGCCGCCGATGGCCGCGGGCAGGCGGCGGGGAACCGAGCCGGTGGTGAAGGCGAGCATGTCATAGGCGATGGTTTCACCGGCGGTCGTCGTGATCTCGTGCTTTGCCGGGTCAATGGCATTGACGGCGGTATCAAGGCGCAGGTCAATGTCATTTTCGCCATAGTAGCTTTCGGGGCGCAGGAAGAGCCTTTCAAGCTCCATATCACCCAGCAGATACGCCTTGGAGAGAGGCGGGCGTTGATAGGGAGGGGCGGATTCTTCGCCGATTAGCGTGATGCGCCCGTCAAACCCTTCGCTGCGCAGCTTGGCGACGAGCGATGCGCCGGCCTGTCCTGCGCCGATAACCACGATGTGAGACATCAAGCCCCCTTTGCCGATTGCGTGTCCGGGCTGAACGTATAACCTGAGGCAGACCAAACGCAACGCTTGAAAGGAGCGAGTCATGGCTATCAAAACAGGAGAAAAGCTACCGGAAGGCAGATTGATGGCACTTGGGGCCGGTGGGCCGGAAGCGGTCGAGTTGCAAGGCAAGCTTGAGGGCCGCAAGGTGGTGATCTTTGCGGTGCCCGGTGCCTATACGCCGACCTGCCATTCAGAGCATGTTCCGAGCTTTGTCAGAGTGAAGGACCAACTGGCAGAGAAAGGTGTGGACGAGGTGATCTGCGTCGCGGTCAACGATCCGTTCGTGATGCAGGCCTGGGGCGAGGCGACCGGCGCAACCAAGGCAGGCATCACCATGCTGTCAGACGCCGATGGC
This is a stretch of genomic DNA from Aquicoccus sp. G2-2. It encodes these proteins:
- a CDS encoding peroxiredoxin encodes the protein MAIKTGEKLPEGRLMALGAGGPEAVELQGKLEGRKVVIFAVPGAYTPTCHSEHVPSFVRVKDQLAEKGVDEVICVAVNDPFVMQAWGEATGATKAGITMLSDADGAFTKALGMDFDAAPAGLLGRSQRYALMAEDGVVKVLHAEESPGTCGTSGGEALLAAI
- a CDS encoding GNAT family N-acetyltransferase, whose translation is MTLPDIQQLYDVIDGTWPAARYARCGPFTLREGAGGGQRVSAATTDTPTTKAEIDAAEAAMHAMNQPSIFMIRAGQSALDHQLEARGYPIVDPVNLYVSPVTALMAEPVPPVTAIPVWEPLAIQRDIWAAGGIGPGRIAVMERAAQPKTAIVARWNNHPGGCAFIGIHARIAMLHALEILPSQRKQGLGKWIMRRSAFWAAENGAAYFSVVCTQANEGANALYTSLGMALAGQYHYRKLDTA
- a CDS encoding molybdopterin-binding protein, whose amino-acid sequence is MPNPTAAMLVIGDEILSGRTRDANLHYLSGQLTKHGIDLREARIVSDDADAIINAVKALSDGFAHVFTSGGIGPTHDDITADAIADAFGRAIDVRDDARAILEAHYQRTGTELNEARLRMARIPDGATLIDNPISAAPGFTIENVHVMAGVPQIFEAMVASVLPTLTGGAPLLSQSLRIERGEGEIAGPLRALAQAHPTLSIGSYPYAHSGSFGAHIVIRGHDGAEIATAMQELTEMFPE
- a CDS encoding FAD-dependent oxidoreductase; the encoded protein is MSHIVVIGAGQAGASLVAKLRSEGFDGRITLIGEESAPPYQRPPLSKAYLLGDMELERLFLRPESYYGENDIDLRLDTAVNAIDPAKHEITTTAGETIAYDMLAFTTGSVPRRLPAAIGGALDNVFVVRTLADVDAMATQFASGARVLIVGGGYIGLEAAAVAAKKGLSVTLVEMAERILQRVAAPETSAYFRDLHHGHGVDIREGIGLERLTGETRVTGAVLSDGSEVPLDFVIVGVGIAPNTALAELAGLEIDNGIKTDAHGRTSDPHIWAAGDCASFPYRGRHIRLESVPNAIDQAECVACNMLGAGADYAAKPWFWSDQHDVKLQIAGLNTGYDHVVTREGGKPGARSFWYYAGETLLAVDAMNDPRAYMIGKRLIEAGKSPAPAIIADPEADLKSLL
- the map gene encoding type I methionyl aminopeptidase — encoded protein: MTKDGIRIYEAADYAGMHKAGALAARILDEIAAHVFPGQTTAEIDRLIEEKVNAAGATSATIGYKGYKHASCISINHVVCHGIPGPKTLKDGDILNIDVTVIVDGWFGDTSRMYVAGKLSRKAERLIQVTHDSLFKGIEAVKPGNTFGDIGHAIQAYVEAHRMSVVRDFCGHGLGRVFHAPPNVLHYGRAGTGAVLEEGMFFTIEPMVNLGRPETKVLADDWTAVTRDKSLSAQFEHSVGVTADGVEIFTLSPAGTFHPTYSV
- the sfsA gene encoding DNA/RNA nuclease SfsA codes for the protein MRFQTPLEPARLIRRYKRFLADIRLEDGREVVAHCANPGSMMGLAEPGMKIWVEPNDDPKKKLKYGWRLVDHENGHFTGVDTSVPNRALKAALMAGEVPGLRAPTVRPEVRYGEASRVDFLLSGAGPDTYVEVKSVTLCRAAGLAEFPDSKTARGLKHLQELSRVAQGGARAVMLYLVQRTDCSRVGIAADIDPAYAEGLRLARAAGVEVLAFDCAISPEEISCAGRWRSWHERCAVMAQRWYWFLGAFCLK
- the rsmD gene encoding 16S rRNA (guanine(966)-N(2))-methyltransferase RsmD, giving the protein MRIIGGAYRGRALAPVGKGDAGAHLRPTTDRTRESLFNMLTGGRFGDPLTNARVLDLFAGTGALGLEALSRGAAQATFVDDGRKAQTLIGKNIALCNAKSQSEIFRRDARKLGPCPSPPFSLIFLDPPYGKGLGETALAAAFDNNWIAPGALVVWEESAPITAPQWLTLLDARRYGDTTITLLEAAP